A region from the Aegilops tauschii subsp. strangulata cultivar AL8/78 chromosome 5, Aet v6.0, whole genome shotgun sequence genome encodes:
- the LOC141022975 gene encoding uncharacterized protein: MRKPLFLRIVKGVEVHDDYFKLTRDCCGQLSFSAKQKCTAAQRMLALGAAANAVGEMVRMGENMCLKTTVKFVRAMVEVFGPEYPREPNAQDMEKLLDIGEARGFPEMLGSIDCMNWQ; the protein is encoded by the coding sequence ATGCGGAAACCATTGTTTTTGCGCATTGTGAAGGGAGTGGAGGTACACGACGACTACTTCAAGCTCACAAGGGATTGCTGCGGACAACTCTCTTTCTCTGCCAAGCAGAAGTGCACGGCAGCTCAGAGGATGCTTGCACTTGGTGCTGCTGCAAATGCCGTTGGTGAGATGGTTAGGATGGGGGAGAACATGTGCTTGAAGACTACTGTCAAGTTTGTCCGTGCCATGGTGGAGGTGTTTGGACCTGAGTATCCCAGAGAACCAAATGCGCAGGACATGGAGAAGTTGTTGGATATTGGAGAGGCAAGGGGGTTTCCAGAAATGCTTGGATCAATTGATTGCATGAATTGGCAATGA